One genomic segment of Opitutales bacterium includes these proteins:
- a CDS encoding STAS domain-containing protein, with translation MINKYLGTTLTIRMEEDLVSTIAAQTLEDWKKWLKEYSDATEVILDLSGARIIDSEGINLIIGLYRECTASEKEFRVEQASQENIRLFKILKLSKVFGLQPA, from the coding sequence ATGATAAACAAATATTTAGGAACTACCTTGACCATCCGCATGGAGGAAGATCTTGTATCTACGATTGCCGCGCAGACGCTTGAGGACTGGAAGAAATGGCTGAAAGAATACAGTGACGCGACTGAGGTTATCCTCGATTTGAGTGGCGCTCGTATCATCGACTCCGAGGGGATAAATCTCATTATCGGCCTCTATCGCGAATGCACAGCGAGTGAGAAAGAATTCCGGGTGGAGCAAGCGAGCCAGGAAAATATCCGCCTCTTTAAGATCCTTAAGCTTTCGAAGGTCTTTGGCCTACAGCCCGCCTGA